CGGAAGACACGAATGCCCGGACGGGCCCGTTGAGGGCCATACATAGGGGCATGTCCACGATGAGTCAAATACCGCCTCAGAGACCGCCTGAGGCAATGCTGACAACTGTGGCACGCCCGACCCTGTCAGGGGCGTAAGATCGGCCTCAGAACTTGAAAATGACCGATATGACGATGACCACCATCAGGAGCGTCGGCACTTCATTTGCCATCCTGAACTGTCTTCCCGTCAGGCGGTTCCGCCCGGCTTCGAAATCCTTGATGCGCCAGACAAGCCAGGTGTGAAACAGCGTCATACCGATCACACAGGCGCCTTTGGTCCAAGGCCATATATAGGACCAGTCGATCATGCCCGGCGTAAAGACGATGAAAAGGCCGGCGAGCCAGGCGGTGTGCATCGCAGGGCGCATGATCACCTTCATGAGCTTCTGTTCCATGGTCAGGAACACCGGACCCGTCTCTGGCACCTTCACAGCCTGCTCCACGTGATACACGAACAGACGTGGGAGATAGAAGAGACCCGCCATCCAGCTGAGCACGGCCATGATATGGAGCGACTTTGCATAGGGGTACAGGGTGTACATCCAGTCTGTCAGGTCCATGCGTGTCTTCTCCGCCGTTCGTTTGGGTCACCCTAAAATAAATAAGAAAGATTTAAAGGATGATGTTTTTGTAGGGCCCCCTGTTTTCCGTGGATTACTGAGTGCTTCCTCCCCTTATCCCCAGCGTGGACAAGATTCCACCAGCTGGCGGCTTGAAAGGGTATAAGAATCCTTAACGGCCTTTGTTTTATGGATCGTTAAGTGATCCTTAATCTTGAGCATCGTGGGGATAACTAAGGGATCGATTGTGAAGTTCTGGGATATCCCCGGGTTTGAAGTTATCCCAATCCACGCGGGATGGATGCGGGTGAAACTGGGATGGAATCCGGGCTTTGCCTGTGGGCTTGCCAAAACCGGGGAAAACCATACAAAACGTCCTTAACTTCCGAACCGCTTTCCCACGGGGTTTTCCACATGACTGCCCACATCGTGCTCGCCTCCGGGTCTAGTATCAGGGCCCAGCTGCTGCGGCAGGCAGGCATTCCCTTTGAAACAGATGTGCCGCGTCTTGATGAAGATAGCATCAAGGCAGCCTTGCTGGCAGAGGGCGCGCCGCCCCGGGATATCGCCGATGCCCTGGCCGAGGCAAAAGCCCGCAAGATCAGCAGTAAACATCCTGGTCAGATGGTGATCGGCTGCGATCAGGTACTTGATTTCAAGGGAAAACTTCTGTCCAAACCGCGTTCTGCCGAAGAGGCACTGTCGCAGCTTTGTGAGATGCGCGGACAGCGGCATATGCTATTGTCCGCGGCGGTGATCTACCGCGATGGAGAACCATTGTGGCGCCACGTCGGTCAGGTCCGGTTGCTGATGCGCAAAGCCTCGGATGAGTATCTGCGTGATTATGTGGACCGCAACTGGGACAGCATCCGCCAC
This genomic stretch from Phaeobacter gallaeciensis harbors:
- a CDS encoding CopD family protein, which encodes MDLTDWMYTLYPYAKSLHIMAVLSWMAGLFYLPRLFVYHVEQAVKVPETGPVFLTMEQKLMKVIMRPAMHTAWLAGLFIVFTPGMIDWSYIWPWTKGACVIGMTLFHTWLVWRIKDFEAGRNRLTGRQFRMANEVPTLLMVVIVISVIFKF
- a CDS encoding Maf family protein, translated to MTAHIVLASGSSIRAQLLRQAGIPFETDVPRLDEDSIKAALLAEGAPPRDIADALAEAKARKISSKHPGQMVIGCDQVLDFKGKLLSKPRSAEEALSQLCEMRGQRHMLLSAAVIYRDGEPLWRHVGQVRLLMRKASDEYLRDYVDRNWDSIRHAVGAYKLEEEGVRLFASIDGSYFNVLGLPLTELINYLGLQGIIDQ